In Desulfovibrio sp. UCD-KL4C, a single genomic region encodes these proteins:
- a CDS encoding acetate--CoA ligase family protein: MISSASTHIDYEAISDIFRSAQNEGRGYLFEYEVYNLLGNSGAETPPKCILLPRGARSSDAELNALPGEKVVLKIVSPTIIHKTEVGGVRCVPKDPDKIRSAVRRMLYEVPENYATMINLDPTHAPDEYRGLTGNALEEAIRRDIKGVLMVQFMPPDSSAFGNELIVGLRNTREFGMIISAGLGGTDTELYAERFRKGQAIIAASCDLIDGDDFFELFRKTISYKKLAGLTRGQRRVVTDEQLIECFSSFIDMGRNYSSMNQNAEFVITEMEINPYAFTDFLMVPLDGMCKFGLPKPQTGHRPISKIENLLHPQSIGIIGVSTKRKNFGRIIMDNILGEGFSKDNLCLLKGGIGEIDGVKCYPDLNALPKKLDLLVVAIGASQVPDLVDEVVRLDAANAVMLIPGGMGETEESQERAAKVISAINEAHATEDGGPVFLGANCMGVVSHPGNYDTWFIPEEKLPKNRTNSQHRAALISQSGAFMLHRSSQCPEMNPAYMVSLGNQTDLTLGDMVKYFKNSDKVDVIAVYAEGFNDLDGLEFCTAVREAVVAGKEVIFYKAGRTPEGKNATSGHTASLAGDYMVCESCARQAGAIVARNFTEFQDLFLLAENMADKKILGNRLAAVSGAGFEAVGMADSIHSDDYQIRLADFAPESTKRITEIIETKKLTGLVTVHNPLDINPSSDDETHAFVAEVLSGDTGVDAIVIGLDPLSPSMHTLLETDNPSFDMKAENGIVQQLTKVAQQSEKPIVCVIDGGKLYDPMRDTLNSNGIPVFPVCDRAVAALSLYIEARLYAERIRAESAI, encoded by the coding sequence ATGATATCATCAGCCAGCACTCACATTGATTACGAAGCAATTTCTGATATATTTAGATCCGCCCAAAACGAAGGTCGTGGGTATCTCTTCGAATATGAAGTCTACAATTTGCTTGGCAACTCCGGTGCTGAAACCCCGCCTAAGTGTATTCTACTGCCACGCGGGGCTCGTTCGTCTGATGCTGAACTTAATGCCCTGCCCGGTGAAAAGGTAGTGCTAAAGATAGTCTCCCCAACCATCATCCACAAGACCGAGGTTGGAGGTGTACGCTGTGTGCCCAAAGACCCTGACAAAATCAGATCAGCCGTGCGACGCATGTTATACGAAGTGCCAGAAAATTATGCCACCATGATTAACCTTGACCCAACTCATGCCCCGGATGAATATCGAGGACTAACTGGTAACGCTCTTGAGGAAGCTATTCGGCGCGATATCAAGGGAGTGCTAATGGTCCAGTTCATGCCACCTGATTCTTCGGCATTCGGCAACGAACTTATCGTAGGACTACGCAACACCAGAGAATTCGGAATGATAATATCCGCTGGCTTAGGCGGTACGGACACCGAGCTCTACGCGGAACGATTCCGCAAAGGGCAAGCAATAATTGCAGCCTCCTGCGATCTAATCGACGGCGACGATTTTTTTGAACTTTTCCGCAAAACAATTTCCTATAAAAAACTGGCAGGACTCACCAGAGGCCAGCGCCGCGTGGTCACCGACGAACAACTAATCGAGTGTTTCTCCTCCTTCATAGACATGGGCCGCAACTATTCTTCCATGAACCAAAACGCTGAATTTGTTATCACTGAAATGGAAATAAACCCATACGCATTTACCGATTTTCTTATGGTTCCTTTAGACGGTATGTGCAAGTTCGGCCTCCCAAAACCACAAACTGGCCATCGCCCCATCTCAAAAATCGAGAACCTATTACACCCCCAAAGCATTGGCATTATCGGAGTTTCTACTAAGCGCAAAAACTTCGGCCGTATCATCATGGACAATATTTTGGGTGAAGGGTTTAGCAAAGATAATCTATGCCTACTCAAAGGCGGAATTGGTGAAATAGATGGAGTGAAATGTTATCCGGACCTTAATGCTCTACCTAAAAAACTGGACCTGCTAGTGGTAGCTATCGGTGCATCTCAAGTTCCTGATTTGGTGGATGAAGTGGTACGTCTGGACGCAGCCAATGCGGTGATGCTAATTCCTGGAGGAATGGGCGAAACCGAAGAAAGTCAGGAACGTGCGGCAAAAGTAATTTCCGCCATAAACGAAGCACACGCTACCGAGGATGGTGGCCCTGTATTCCTAGGAGCCAACTGCATGGGCGTGGTTTCACATCCCGGAAACTACGACACATGGTTTATCCCAGAAGAAAAACTACCCAAAAACCGCACCAACTCACAGCATAGGGCGGCTCTTATCAGCCAGTCCGGAGCTTTCATGCTCCACCGCTCCAGCCAGTGTCCGGAAATGAATCCGGCCTATATGGTATCACTGGGTAATCAAACCGACCTAACCCTTGGCGACATGGTTAAATATTTCAAAAATTCCGACAAAGTAGATGTAATTGCAGTCTACGCTGAAGGGTTCAACGACCTAGACGGTCTGGAATTCTGTACAGCTGTACGTGAAGCAGTAGTAGCAGGTAAGGAAGTTATTTTCTACAAAGCGGGCAGAACTCCTGAAGGTAAAAATGCCACCAGCGGCCACACCGCCTCTCTAGCCGGAGATTACATGGTCTGTGAATCATGTGCACGACAGGCCGGAGCTATCGTGGCCCGTAACTTCACAGAATTCCAAGATCTGTTCCTACTAGCCGAAAACATGGCAGATAAAAAAATTCTCGGCAACCGTTTGGCAGCTGTCAGCGGCGCAGGATTCGAAGCGGTAGGCATGGCAGACTCCATCCATTCTGACGACTATCAGATCAGGTTAGCCGACTTCGCCCCCGAATCGACAAAACGGATCACAGAGATTATAGAAACTAAAAAACTTACAGGACTGGTAACTGTACACAATCCACTGGATATAAACCCATCTTCCGACGATGAGACTCATGCTTTTGTAGCTGAAGTTCTATCAGGTGATACTGGCGTGGATGCAATTGTTATCGGCTTAGATCCACTCTCACCGTCCATGCACACCTTGCTTGAAACTGACAACCCGTCATTTGATATGAAAGCGGAAAACGGCATTGTGCAACAACTTACCAAAGTGGCTCAACAAAGCGAAAAACCTATTGTCTGCGTTATTGACGGTGGCAAACTCTACGACCCTATGAGAGACACTCTTAACAGCAACGGTATTCCTGTTTTCCCAGTCTGTGACCGCGCAGTGGCAGCTCTGTCACTCTATATTGAAGCAAGGCTATATGCGGAACGCATCCGAGCCGAATCTGCCATTTAA
- a CDS encoding cytidylate kinase family protein, with translation MRVRNFTKRAVVFIIGVFIMAIGVTLSVKANLGVSAISCVPYIYSLKYNFTIGEFTIFMNVFCVLLQIVLLRKNYSLVQLSQFVAIIAFGYCIDFTMYLLRGIEAYSYVAQAGWCFLGCVALAFGVFLLVKANLTYLPVDGLSVAISDVFKKEFGKVKVGVDCSLAILGIVSSFLLLHKLEGIREGTIAAALFVGMMVKFFNAQLPMFDKWLGNKSLEEESKKVSGVEGNFFVITIAREYGSGGHGIGQKIADKLGISFYDDELIDITANKSGFTKEYIAQNEQKIVNTLLDELYVQNYAYVNDHLPPTDILFLVQSKIIREICSKESCVIVGRCGNFILKDNHRCFNVFIHADMDYRLSKIVDEYGVEAAFSKKKLKRSDDERSNYCLKYTGKDWADSRNYHITIDSSIDDDEGMAQKIVDVLKSTEL, from the coding sequence ATGAGAGTTCGTAATTTTACTAAACGTGCTGTTGTTTTTATTATTGGTGTTTTTATTATGGCGATTGGGGTGACTTTGTCGGTCAAGGCCAATCTTGGAGTTTCCGCTATTTCATGTGTACCATATATTTACAGTCTAAAGTACAATTTCACTATTGGTGAATTCACCATCTTTATGAATGTTTTTTGCGTTTTGTTACAGATTGTACTGCTGCGTAAAAATTACTCTCTTGTGCAACTTTCCCAGTTTGTAGCCATAATAGCATTTGGTTATTGTATTGATTTTACGATGTATCTTCTAAGAGGGATTGAGGCTTATTCTTATGTGGCCCAGGCTGGGTGGTGTTTTCTCGGCTGTGTTGCCCTTGCTTTCGGAGTCTTTTTATTGGTGAAAGCCAATCTCACGTATCTTCCCGTTGACGGTCTTTCTGTCGCAATTTCAGATGTTTTTAAAAAGGAATTCGGGAAGGTTAAAGTTGGCGTCGATTGCTCATTAGCCATTTTAGGCATCGTTAGTTCTTTTTTGTTGCTGCACAAGCTTGAAGGGATCCGTGAAGGAACAATTGCGGCGGCCTTGTTTGTCGGTATGATGGTCAAGTTTTTCAATGCCCAATTGCCTATGTTTGATAAATGGCTTGGCAATAAATCCTTGGAAGAAGAAAGTAAAAAAGTCAGCGGTGTTGAGGGTAATTTTTTTGTTATTACTATTGCCAGAGAGTATGGCAGTGGTGGGCATGGAATAGGACAGAAAATTGCTGATAAGCTTGGAATATCATTTTATGATGATGAATTGATTGATATAACCGCAAATAAAAGTGGTTTTACAAAAGAATATATTGCTCAGAATGAACAAAAAATAGTCAATACGTTGTTAGATGAACTTTATGTTCAGAATTATGCATATGTAAATGATCATCTTCCGCCAACCGATATTTTGTTTCTGGTGCAGAGTAAAATAATTAGAGAAATTTGCAGTAAAGAATCGTGTGTTATAGTTGGTAGGTGTGGTAATTTTATATTAAAAGATAATCACAGATGTTTTAACGTTTTTATCCATGCTGATATGGATTATAGGTTGTCAAAAATTGTAGATGAATATGGTGTTGAAGCTGCATTTTCCAAGAAGAAACTGAAACGATCGGATGATGAACGTTCCAATTATTGTTTAAAATATACAGGTAAAGATTGGGCAGATTCTAGAAATTATCACATTACAATAGATAGCTCTATTGATGACGATGAAGGCATGGCTCAAAAGATTGTTGATGTTCTTAAAAGTACAGAGTTATAA
- a CDS encoding GntR family transcriptional regulator: MKKPIFAKKQKAGSFEDVVSLIKREILLKTYKVGDMLPREEELATQLGISRPMVREALAVLKTEGYLEAKRGVGGGTFVKDILQSGQMGELISDLIVMDQMSIADLCNARLLLEPECARSAALHASPEEIRTLAKILDNTSNVQTRMEAVGFTSEFHTYVALCSKNVYFAMTLRGMMGFTRLFIETLVDLNDDIHDDKSHEVIFDAIVSHKPQEAYEQMFVHIVGLKKSMCELEDRFREVTNNNLRY, from the coding sequence ATGAAAAAACCTATTTTCGCTAAGAAGCAAAAGGCTGGTAGTTTTGAAGATGTTGTTTCGTTGATTAAACGCGAAATTTTGCTGAAGACTTACAAGGTAGGAGATATGCTCCCACGTGAGGAGGAACTTGCAACGCAGCTCGGTATTAGCAGGCCTATGGTTCGCGAAGCTCTCGCGGTATTGAAAACAGAGGGTTACTTAGAAGCCAAGCGCGGAGTCGGCGGTGGGACATTTGTTAAGGATATCCTTCAAAGTGGGCAAATGGGCGAACTTATTTCGGATTTGATCGTCATGGATCAGATGTCTATTGCTGATCTTTGTAACGCGCGTCTTCTGCTAGAGCCTGAGTGCGCACGTTCGGCTGCCTTGCATGCCTCGCCGGAAGAAATCCGGACGCTAGCTAAAATTTTAGATAATACCTCAAATGTACAGACTCGTATGGAAGCTGTTGGATTTACATCAGAATTTCATACTTATGTGGCCCTGTGCAGCAAGAATGTTTATTTCGCCATGACCCTTCGCGGCATGATGGGGTTTACCCGTCTATTCATTGAAACATTGGTAGACCTTAATGATGACATCCATGATGACAAATCTCACGAGGTTATATTTGATGCAATCGTATCTCATAAGCCGCAAGAAGCTTACGAACAGATGTTTGTCCATATTGTGGGGCTGAAAAAGTCTATGTGCGAACTGGAAGATCGTTTTAGAGAAGTCACCAATAATAACTTGAGATATTGA
- a CDS encoding TRAP transporter large permease, whose translation MELFLILSFLLLLALSVPIGIVVLATTAGAVYFFLGMPLTTLVQQLFNGLDNFLLLAIPFFILAGNIMAEGRIATVLVEAMKALTGRIPGGLAISGLLTCMFFAAISGSSPATVIAIGGIMIPAMVKAGYDEKFSIGLMTSAGTLGILIPPSIPMVLYAMVGDTSVSDMFMAGIVPGVLRVVCFGVYAMILAKRFGWSARTIYSFRDTMRVFGQATWGLLMPIIVLGGIYSGIFTPTEAAGVSVIYALFVEMVIYKSMNLAKFKKVLVQSAILSSALLFIIACAMPFIWLLTREQLPMQAAQFIGSIVSNKYVFLLLVNVLLLFIGCVMDIVAAILVLTPIFKPMLVMFGIDPVMFGIIMICNVELGFLTFPFGLNLFVSMGLTKKPLTYIAAAVLPFLGMCGICLLLVTYIPWLSLWLPNFLK comes from the coding sequence ATGGAACTTTTTCTTATTCTCTCCTTTCTTTTACTACTGGCGCTTTCTGTCCCGATCGGAATCGTTGTTCTCGCCACTACCGCCGGAGCGGTTTACTTTTTTCTCGGAATGCCGCTGACGACTTTGGTACAACAGCTGTTCAACGGGCTGGATAATTTCCTTCTTTTAGCTATTCCATTTTTCATACTTGCCGGTAATATTATGGCAGAGGGGCGGATCGCCACGGTGCTGGTTGAAGCTATGAAGGCTCTCACCGGTAGAATACCAGGCGGTTTGGCTATTTCCGGCCTGTTAACCTGTATGTTCTTTGCAGCTATTTCCGGTTCCAGTCCGGCTACGGTTATCGCCATTGGCGGTATTATGATTCCCGCTATGGTTAAGGCTGGCTATGATGAAAAATTTAGCATTGGTCTTATGACTAGTGCTGGAACACTAGGCATCCTCATTCCTCCGTCTATTCCTATGGTACTGTATGCCATGGTCGGTGACACCTCGGTAAGCGACATGTTTATGGCCGGTATCGTGCCGGGTGTTCTGCGTGTTGTTTGTTTTGGGGTATACGCTATGATTCTTGCGAAGCGTTTCGGTTGGTCTGCAAGAACCATATATTCGTTCCGTGATACCATGCGTGTTTTTGGCCAGGCTACCTGGGGCCTGCTTATGCCGATAATCGTTCTGGGTGGAATTTACAGCGGTATTTTTACCCCCACCGAAGCAGCGGGGGTGTCCGTAATATATGCCCTTTTCGTAGAAATGGTCATTTACAAATCTATGAATTTAGCCAAGTTCAAAAAGGTTCTTGTTCAGTCTGCGATACTTTCCTCTGCGCTTTTGTTTATCATCGCCTGTGCTATGCCATTCATCTGGCTGTTGACCCGTGAACAGTTGCCTATGCAGGCTGCACAGTTTATTGGAAGTATTGTTTCTAACAAGTATGTTTTCTTACTGCTGGTAAACGTTCTCTTGCTGTTTATCGGCTGTGTTATGGATATCGTGGCAGCTATTCTAGTTCTTACACCTATATTCAAACCTATGCTTGTCATGTTTGGAATTGACCCAGTAATGTTTGGTATAATCATGATCTGTAACGTAGAACTAGGATTTCTGACCTTCCCGTTTGGTTTGAACCTATTTGTTTCCATGGGATTAACCAAGAAACCACTAACTTATATTGCCGCAGCGGTTTTGCCATTCTTAGGCATGTGTGGCATTTGTCTTCTTTTAGTTACATATATCCCTTGGTTGTCCCTGTGGCTTCCAAACTTCCTGAAATAA
- a CDS encoding TRAP transporter small permease, producing the protein MKFKDIFNSFEELSVGGLLLLLAMATTFQVITRYCFGITFDWMAEGSRYLTILATFAGAGLAVKSGAHFTMDAVIHFLPERPTLLVKSIAHFFSSFIMFIVGYQAYVLVQKLAKYGMSTASLGLPMWVAYLPILLFSVVIGWRFFHEGIKSLRAFINPASV; encoded by the coding sequence GTGAAATTTAAAGATATTTTTAATTCATTCGAAGAGTTGTCCGTCGGAGGTCTTTTGCTCCTGCTTGCAATGGCAACAACTTTTCAAGTTATTACAAGGTATTGTTTTGGTATAACCTTTGACTGGATGGCTGAAGGCTCCCGTTATTTAACTATTTTAGCGACCTTTGCAGGGGCTGGTTTGGCAGTAAAGTCCGGTGCCCACTTTACTATGGATGCGGTCATTCATTTTCTACCTGAGCGTCCTACGCTGCTTGTCAAGTCAATAGCTCATTTTTTTAGTTCATTTATTATGTTTATTGTGGGCTACCAAGCTTACGTATTGGTTCAGAAACTCGCCAAGTATGGTATGAGTACGGCCTCTCTGGGGCTTCCAATGTGGGTTGCTTACTTACCCATCTTGTTATTCAGCGTGGTTATAGGTTGGCGTTTCTTTCATGAGGGCATCAAGTCTTTGCGTGCCTTTATTAACCCGGCGTCGGTCTAG
- the dctP gene encoding TRAP transporter substrate-binding protein DctP: protein MQKRLFFVLIVVLGLMVAGTALATKQWKYGHVAPIQVGKFIQGHQQGCLCMAKNVKEKTGGDINIAVFPLSQLGPERSMLEQTQFGLLDMMDCTTGTLGNLVPQIGLLDLFFMWPSKEVAHKVITDPEFLAVYDDLLLEKGLVHIGYSENEMRDFDCTKFAVVSPAEMKGIRVRVIESPVFLDSFRAMGANPVGMPFGEVYTALQQGVIDMQDNPNPTSVAMKFSEVAKYFTRSGHAYTCLFKLMSRDLYEGLSDKGKEAIRASAKSGMELNWAVNVKIRKEMEKKALQEGCIIKDLTPEEREAFRNTQKDVWAKYAKKCGNIPKDPKYGKYAGVAYFDMIQDKIKQYSN, encoded by the coding sequence ATGCAGAAGCGGTTATTTTTCGTGCTGATTGTTGTACTGGGCTTAATGGTTGCAGGTACGGCATTAGCTACAAAGCAGTGGAAGTACGGTCATGTTGCTCCAATTCAAGTTGGTAAATTCATTCAAGGTCACCAGCAGGGGTGTTTGTGTATGGCCAAGAATGTCAAGGAGAAAACAGGCGGAGATATTAATATCGCCGTTTTTCCTCTCAGCCAGTTGGGTCCAGAGCGCAGCATGCTGGAACAAACACAGTTTGGCCTGCTGGATATGATGGACTGTACGACCGGCACATTGGGGAATCTTGTTCCGCAAATTGGGTTGTTGGACCTCTTCTTCATGTGGCCAAGTAAGGAAGTCGCACATAAGGTAATTACTGACCCGGAATTTTTGGCAGTTTACGATGATCTTCTTCTTGAAAAAGGGCTTGTTCATATTGGGTACAGTGAAAATGAGATGCGTGATTTCGACTGTACTAAGTTTGCCGTTGTGTCTCCTGCCGAGATGAAAGGCATCCGCGTCCGTGTTATTGAATCTCCGGTCTTTTTAGATAGCTTTCGCGCTATGGGAGCCAACCCCGTCGGCATGCCGTTTGGAGAAGTGTACACAGCACTGCAGCAAGGTGTCATTGATATGCAAGACAACCCTAACCCTACTTCAGTAGCCATGAAATTCTCCGAAGTCGCTAAGTATTTCACCCGTAGTGGACATGCTTACACCTGCCTTTTCAAGCTTATGAGTCGGGACCTTTATGAGGGACTGAGTGATAAGGGAAAAGAGGCCATCCGGGCCAGCGCCAAATCTGGAATGGAACTAAACTGGGCGGTCAATGTTAAGATTCGTAAGGAAATGGAAAAGAAGGCATTACAAGAAGGCTGTATTATCAAGGATCTCACGCCCGAAGAGCGTGAAGCCTTCCGGAACACTCAAAAAGATGTTTGGGCAAAATATGCCAAGAAGTGTGGCAATATTCCTAAAGATCCAAAATACGGAAAATACGCAGGGGTAGCCTATTTCGATATGATTCAGGACAAAATCAAGCAGTATAGTAACTAA
- a CDS encoding phosphoglycerate dehydrogenase — protein MSKTVVFIQAPPYCAGSDEALNKLREAGLEIIDRRAQSVDAPGYMEDLQRADVLLNGNDLQINAELLDQLKNLKMIGKYGVGLDMIDIPSATEHNVAVCNSPGCNCQAVADQTLGMILGLLRKIPQGDTHMREGKYDHTSFKGTELWEKTMGLVGVGAIGRAVAMRANGFKMRILGYDPYWPAELADELNIERVKKWEDLLPEVDVLSLHCNLTNDNAQMLSTEQFKKMKKSAIVINAARGELIDEDALYEALKDGEIAGAGIDAWTNEPPTGSPLLTLNNVLAMPHSAAFTTESFSNMDMQVTNQIIDFSRGIQPQPTVNKVSIN, from the coding sequence ATGTCAAAAACAGTGGTTTTCATTCAAGCACCACCATATTGTGCAGGTAGTGATGAGGCTCTGAACAAGCTACGCGAAGCAGGCCTAGAGATTATTGATCGCCGGGCACAAAGTGTTGATGCTCCTGGTTATATGGAAGATCTCCAAAGGGCGGATGTCCTGCTTAACGGCAATGACCTACAAATCAATGCTGAGCTACTGGACCAGTTAAAAAATCTAAAAATGATCGGCAAATACGGTGTCGGCCTTGATATGATTGATATTCCATCAGCAACAGAACACAATGTTGCCGTCTGCAACTCCCCCGGTTGTAATTGTCAGGCAGTGGCGGATCAGACTCTCGGAATGATCCTTGGTCTGTTACGGAAGATCCCACAAGGGGATACTCATATGCGTGAAGGAAAATATGACCACACCAGCTTTAAAGGGACAGAGCTCTGGGAAAAAACTATGGGGCTTGTTGGAGTCGGTGCCATTGGAAGAGCTGTTGCCATGCGCGCCAACGGATTCAAAATGCGTATTCTTGGGTATGACCCTTACTGGCCTGCTGAATTGGCAGATGAATTAAACATAGAGCGTGTAAAAAAATGGGAAGATCTGTTACCGGAAGTTGACGTTCTTTCTCTGCACTGCAACCTGACCAATGACAACGCTCAAATGCTCAGCACTGAGCAATTCAAGAAGATGAAAAAGTCAGCTATAGTGATCAATGCAGCACGAGGCGAATTAATTGATGAAGATGCCCTTTATGAAGCACTAAAGGATGGCGAAATTGCAGGAGCAGGCATTGATGCATGGACCAATGAGCCACCTACAGGATCTCCTCTGCTGACTCTTAACAATGTTCTCGCTATGCCACACTCCGCGGCATTCACTACAGAGTCGTTCTCTAATATGGACATGCAGGTAACTAATCAGATTATCGACTTTTCGCGTGGAATCCAGCCACAACCGACAGTTAACAAAGTCAGCATAAACTAA
- a CDS encoding 2-oxoacid:acceptor oxidoreductase family protein, whose product MNTTRQMNPIKQMCTAPSGQPEVLQGNIAFAVGCIRAGIHCADGYPGTPSSEVIDKGLSQVQDMIKVGWSVSEAVSVGVGFGHTLAGEDCVVTMKIPGLMQAGDVVTSASFFTQDRGALIYYVATDFTPSSTQHVLDPRYLFKSCFLPVFEPRDHQEMHEASSIAVEIGRKYNTSVVIMPSGMLCHSEGLVRLMAEQSREPVPMPESLHAYNCLPGLTRKNYNTMMDERMPALVKMVEESPLNHWIKGSGKRGVVVYGPNAMYMKEVKALYEPDIDILSLGFTNPLPTNLIKQFCESIEGEIFVLDDGFHYVKEEIERNGIKVTAKPEFAHTTEWDPALIAEFLGHTIEKRGSKTQPLMRPPMICAGCPYRLFGEVASSMLKKKDIEAIFGDIGCNSLLYFMNALDTGVAMGASENQRCGYVLSKPEKASKCISVIGDGCECHSGMDGTRNSAFRNAAGVKIILDNEWTAMTGGQPSPSSPVNLAGEPNVFNLVDAVRTQGTDVVEVSGYDYKGIRKAMKNALKAAEDGKFTTVIVQGTCIRMVPKNKYGQKLTVDADKCKKCGMCNICPGIKLGEDEIPEFTNLCTGCVSEKPACMQRCAVGAISIDNKPVEKVKSSVSIATAPETIETPTYDKNILPKRLSVAIRGVGGQGNLFFGRVLTKLAFLSGYSDSNVVKGETHGMAQMGGPVISTFACGESLSPVLVPGSVDCLISMEMSEVFRPGFVELLKPNGTVVLAKTAILAPGMSASDYPSEELIKKELADYNVVIVDVLQQALNLGDATGRCANVVMMGAMSKIAPFNVFPDEFWFMALKGVSPKPVIWDTNYAAFMAGTTLL is encoded by the coding sequence ATGAATACCACAAGACAAATGAATCCCATAAAACAAATGTGTACTGCTCCAAGTGGTCAGCCAGAAGTTCTACAAGGTAATATTGCTTTTGCCGTCGGCTGTATCCGTGCTGGCATTCATTGCGCCGATGGTTATCCAGGAACACCAAGCTCCGAAGTAATCGACAAAGGTTTGTCACAAGTGCAGGATATGATAAAAGTAGGCTGGTCAGTCAGCGAAGCTGTTTCCGTAGGAGTCGGATTCGGCCACACCCTAGCCGGTGAAGATTGTGTTGTTACCATGAAAATTCCCGGCCTGATGCAGGCGGGTGATGTCGTTACCAGTGCGTCCTTTTTCACTCAGGATCGCGGAGCTCTCATCTATTACGTTGCAACAGATTTCACTCCAAGTTCCACGCAGCATGTACTGGACCCGCGTTACCTTTTCAAAAGCTGTTTTCTACCGGTATTCGAACCGCGTGACCATCAGGAAATGCACGAGGCATCCTCCATTGCCGTTGAAATAGGCCGAAAATACAATACAAGCGTAGTAATTATGCCTAGCGGAATGCTCTGTCACAGTGAAGGCCTTGTTCGCCTTATGGCCGAACAGTCCCGTGAACCTGTGCCCATGCCGGAAAGCCTGCATGCCTATAACTGCCTGCCAGGTTTGACCCGCAAAAACTATAATACGATGATGGACGAACGCATGCCAGCGTTAGTCAAAATGGTCGAGGAAAGCCCTCTAAACCACTGGATCAAGGGTTCCGGCAAGCGCGGCGTTGTCGTATATGGCCCAAATGCCATGTACATGAAGGAAGTTAAGGCCCTCTACGAGCCAGACATTGACATCCTCTCTTTAGGATTCACCAATCCTCTGCCTACCAACCTCATTAAGCAATTCTGTGAATCCATCGAAGGCGAAATATTTGTGCTGGATGACGGTTTCCATTACGTGAAGGAAGAAATAGAACGTAATGGCATCAAGGTTACAGCCAAACCGGAATTCGCTCATACTACCGAATGGGATCCGGCACTAATCGCTGAATTCCTCGGACATACTATAGAAAAACGCGGTAGCAAAACTCAGCCGTTGATGCGTCCACCTATGATCTGTGCTGGTTGCCCCTACCGCCTGTTCGGTGAAGTCGCCAGCTCCATGTTAAAGAAAAAAGACATTGAAGCTATCTTCGGAGACATCGGCTGTAACTCCTTGCTTTACTTTATGAACGCTTTGGATACCGGTGTTGCAATGGGAGCCAGCGAAAACCAACGCTGCGGCTATGTTCTCTCCAAACCTGAAAAAGCTTCTAAGTGTATCAGTGTTATCGGTGACGGATGCGAATGCCACAGCGGCATGGACGGCACCAGAAACAGCGCCTTCCGCAATGCCGCAGGTGTAAAAATCATTCTGGATAATGAATGGACTGCTATGACCGGAGGTCAGCCCTCCCCATCCTCCCCTGTCAATCTTGCCGGCGAGCCTAACGTGTTCAACCTTGTCGATGCTGTTCGCACACAAGGAACCGATGTAGTTGAAGTAAGCGGGTACGATTACAAAGGAATCCGTAAAGCCATGAAAAATGCCTTAAAGGCCGCGGAAGATGGGAAATTCACTACCGTAATCGTCCAAGGCACCTGTATTCGCATGGTTCCTAAAAATAAATACGGACAAAAACTTACCGTTGATGCCGACAAATGTAAGAAATGCGGTATGTGCAACATATGTCCAGGCATCAAGCTTGGTGAAGATGAAATCCCTGAATTTACTAATCTTTGCACAGGTTGTGTTTCCGAAAAACCAGCCTGTATGCAGCGTTGTGCTGTCGGTGCTATATCGATAGACAACAAACCTGTAGAAAAAGTAAAAAGTTCGGTATCAATAGCCACAGCCCCAGAAACTATTGAAACTCCTACCTACGACAAGAATATACTACCTAAACGTCTTTCCGTAGCAATTCGTGGAGTTGGCGGACAGGGTAACCTATTTTTTGGACGCGTCCTGACCAAACTCGCCTTCCTGAGCGGGTACAGCGATTCCAACGTTGTAAAGGGTGAAACCCACGGCATGGCCCAAATGGGCGGCCCGGTTATCTCTACTTTTGCCTGCGGTGAAAGCCTTAGCCCAGTTCTGGTCCCTGGATCAGTTGACTGCTTGATCTCAATGGAAATGAGCGAAGTATTCCGCCCTGGGTTCGTAGAACTCTTGAAGCCGAACGGAACTGTAGTCCTTGCCAAAACAGCAATTCTAGCCCCCGGCATGAGTGCCAGCGATTATCCTTCTGAAGAACTCATCAAAAAAGAATTGGCTGATTATAACGTTGTAATAGTAGATGTGCTACAGCAGGCATTGAATCTGGGAGACGCTACCGGACGTTGCGCCAACGTAGTCATGATGGGTGCCATGAGCAAAATAGCACCATTCAATGTATTCCCTGACGAGTTCTGGTTCATGGCCCTAAAAGGAGTCAGCCCTAAACCAGTCATCTGGGATACTAACTACGCAGCCTTCATGGCCGGTACAACCCTGCTTTAA